One Sphingopyxis macrogoltabida genomic region harbors:
- the leuC gene encoding 3-isopropylmalate dehydratase large subunit translates to MARPVPRTLYDKIWDAHVVAEDDGETLLYIDLHLLHEVTSPQAFAGLAAAGRAVRRPDRVLALSDHNVPTEGQAAGPAGVPDAEARAQLEALVANTAQAGIENFPMGDPRGGIVHVVGPEQGRSQPGMTIVCGDSHTSTHGAFGALAFGIGTSEVEHVLATQTIRQRRSRNMRVTVDGTLAPHVHAKDLALHLLGTIGVDGAGGHVIEHAGEAIRALSMEGRMTLCNLSIEMGARAGLVAPDAVTFAYLAGRPAAPAGAAWDSAVARWRTLASDDGARFDREVRIDARDVRPMVSWGTNPSQVVAVDGVVPDPASLTGEEARAAAERALAYMDISSGAPIAGTRLDRVFIGSCTNSRIEDLRIVADVVRGRRVAPHVRAMVVPGSGLVKRQAEAEGIDAVLRDAGFDWREPGCSMCVGMNADRLLPGERCAATSNRNFENRQGRGGRTHLMSPALAAASAIAGFIAAPDSLG, encoded by the coding sequence ATGGCGCGCCCGGTCCCTCGCACGCTTTATGACAAGATCTGGGATGCGCATGTCGTCGCCGAGGATGACGGCGAGACATTGCTCTATATCGACCTCCACCTGTTGCACGAGGTGACCTCGCCGCAGGCGTTCGCCGGGCTCGCTGCGGCGGGGAGGGCGGTGCGCCGCCCTGACCGGGTGCTTGCACTGTCCGATCACAATGTGCCGACCGAGGGGCAGGCGGCCGGCCCCGCCGGGGTCCCCGACGCCGAGGCGCGTGCGCAGCTCGAGGCGTTGGTGGCGAATACGGCGCAGGCGGGGATCGAGAATTTTCCGATGGGCGACCCGCGCGGCGGCATCGTCCATGTCGTCGGCCCCGAACAGGGGCGCTCGCAGCCGGGCATGACGATCGTCTGCGGCGACAGCCACACCTCGACGCATGGCGCGTTCGGCGCGCTCGCTTTCGGAATCGGCACGTCGGAGGTCGAGCATGTGCTGGCGACGCAGACGATCCGCCAGCGCCGGTCGCGCAACATGCGGGTGACGGTCGACGGAACGCTGGCGCCGCATGTCCACGCCAAGGACCTCGCGCTGCACCTGCTCGGCACGATCGGGGTCGACGGCGCCGGGGGCCATGTGATCGAACATGCGGGGGAAGCGATCCGGGCGCTGTCGATGGAGGGGCGGATGACGCTCTGCAACCTCAGCATCGAAATGGGCGCGCGCGCCGGGCTGGTCGCGCCCGACGCGGTGACCTTCGCCTATCTGGCGGGCCGGCCCGCGGCGCCCGCGGGTGCGGCGTGGGACTCCGCAGTCGCCCGCTGGCGGACACTGGCGAGCGACGACGGTGCGAGGTTCGACCGCGAGGTGCGGATCGACGCGCGCGACGTGCGGCCGATGGTGAGCTGGGGGACGAACCCGTCGCAGGTCGTTGCGGTCGACGGGGTCGTCCCCGACCCGGCGTCGCTGACGGGCGAGGAGGCGCGGGCAGCCGCAGAGCGGGCGCTCGCTTATATGGACATTTCGTCCGGCGCGCCGATCGCCGGGACGCGGCTCGACCGCGTGTTCATCGGGAGCTGCACCAACAGCCGGATCGAGGATTTGCGCATCGTCGCCGATGTCGTGCGCGGGCGCCGGGTGGCGCCGCACGTTCGCGCGATGGTCGTACCGGGGTCGGGGCTGGTCAAGCGGCAGGCCGAGGCGGAAGGGATCGACGCGGTGCTGCGCGACGCGGGTTTCGACTGGCGCGAACCCGGCTGCTCGATGTGCGTCGGCATGAACGCCGACCGGCTGCTTCCCGGCGAGCGCTGCGCCGCGACGTCGAACCGCAATTTCGAGAACCGGCAGGGGCGCGGC
- a CDS encoding FAD-binding oxidoreductase, with translation MAGTVPSGERKPLPASLVGALEERFADRFQRGEAVLGQHGASETHFATVLPDAVVFAHSTDEVVALVKLCAAADIPIVPFGAGTSIEGNAAPIRGGISLDMSQMDRVLAVHAEDFDCVVQPGVRREELNVHLRDQGLFFPIDPGANATIGGMASTRASGTNAVRYGTMKDAVLSLEVVTPQGEVIRTARRARKSAAGYDLTRLYVGSEGTLGIITEVTLRLHPVPDTISAAVCSFDTLGGAVDTVVQSIQCAVPLARVEILDAKQMTAVNRWSKLDYPEAPTLFFEFHGSASHVAEQVETVKMLAEANGGGRFDWSNLPEERTKLWRARHEAYYAAVNMRAGAIGWATDVCVPMSRLAECIAETHADLEGASVPATILGHVGDGNFHVIFSIDPDAPAELEEVEAINAKLVERALAMDGTCTGEHGIGIGKQDWLVAELGGAVEQMRVIKRAMDPQNLLNPGKIFVL, from the coding sequence ATGGCGGGGACGGTGCCATCGGGGGAACGCAAACCGCTCCCCGCCAGCCTGGTGGGGGCGCTGGAGGAACGGTTCGCGGACCGTTTCCAGCGGGGCGAAGCGGTGCTCGGGCAGCATGGGGCCAGCGAAACACATTTCGCCACGGTGCTGCCCGACGCCGTCGTCTTTGCCCACTCGACCGACGAGGTGGTGGCGCTGGTCAAGCTGTGCGCCGCCGCCGATATCCCGATCGTGCCGTTCGGCGCGGGCACGTCGATCGAGGGCAATGCGGCGCCGATCCGCGGTGGCATCTCGCTCGACATGAGCCAGATGGACCGGGTGCTCGCGGTCCATGCCGAGGATTTCGACTGCGTCGTCCAGCCGGGGGTGCGGCGCGAGGAGCTGAATGTCCATCTGCGCGATCAGGGGCTGTTTTTTCCGATCGATCCCGGCGCCAATGCGACGATCGGCGGCATGGCATCGACGCGCGCGTCGGGCACCAACGCGGTCCGCTATGGCACGATGAAGGATGCGGTGCTGAGCCTTGAGGTGGTGACGCCGCAGGGCGAAGTGATCCGCACCGCGCGCCGGGCGCGCAAGTCGGCGGCAGGTTACGACCTGACGCGGCTCTACGTCGGTTCCGAAGGTACGCTGGGCATCATCACCGAAGTGACGCTGCGGCTTCATCCGGTCCCCGATACGATTTCGGCGGCGGTGTGCAGCTTCGACACGCTGGGCGGCGCCGTCGATACGGTGGTCCAGTCGATCCAGTGCGCGGTGCCGCTGGCCCGCGTCGAGATCCTCGACGCCAAGCAAATGACGGCGGTCAACCGCTGGTCGAAGCTCGATTATCCCGAGGCGCCGACGCTGTTCTTCGAATTTCACGGCAGCGCATCGCATGTCGCCGAGCAGGTCGAGACGGTAAAGATGCTCGCCGAAGCCAATGGCGGCGGGCGCTTTGACTGGTCGAACCTGCCCGAGGAACGGACGAAATTGTGGCGCGCGCGGCATGAGGCCTATTATGCTGCGGTCAACATGCGCGCGGGGGCGATCGGCTGGGCGACCGACGTGTGCGTGCCGATGAGCCGGCTGGCCGAATGCATCGCCGAAACGCACGCCGATCTGGAGGGCGCGAGCGTCCCGGCGACGATCCTCGGCCATGTCGGCGACGGCAATTTCCACGTCATCTTCTCGATCGACCCCGACGCGCCGGCTGAACTCGAAGAGGTCGAGGCGATCAACGCGAAGCTGGTCGAACGCGCGCTGGCGATGGACGGTACCTGTACCGGCGAGCATGGCATCGGCATCGGCAAGCAGGACTGGCTGGTCGCCGAACTGGGTGGGGCGGTCGAGCAGATGCGGGTGATCAAGCGCGCGATGGATCCGCAAAATTTGCTCAACCCCGGCAAGATTTTCGTGCTGTGA
- a CDS encoding MFS transporter codes for MASVAEPLAARATRLTAPATLVPLLLLALVTTMGFTALGSFGTIQESAKAELGLGDDALALIQGLGAAVPMVLFSVPIGILVDRRNRVRLTIGLALLWTLGTLLTAFAPSAGLLTAARMLVGIGSTGSLTAALSLCADFCAPEQRGRAMLIVNLGKALGVALGFALTGWLFGLLSDAAGPSWLAGLAPWRSAHVVLAAISALCLLPLLLLREPARREVEAGPDAPFRIVAAELWARRAFLGPLFAGQVAVVMADVAATVWVAPVLSRDFGLQPQEFAGWVGALMFGTGVAGAVLGGISADMGQRSRRSGGLLLGAVIAAGLGVPAALFPLMPDVMSFAVALGVLSTCGAVTGLVVSVALTVFIPNELRGLCIGAFIAIAGLIGFGLAPWFVTQVSGLMGGEAMLAEALALVGVTVSALSFFAFLLAMRRAPASIFAEPIR; via the coding sequence ATGGCAAGTGTGGCCGAACCTCTCGCGGCGCGCGCCACGCGGCTGACTGCGCCCGCGACGCTCGTTCCGCTGTTGCTGCTGGCGCTGGTGACGACGATGGGTTTCACCGCGCTCGGCAGCTTCGGCACGATTCAGGAAAGCGCCAAGGCCGAACTGGGGCTCGGCGACGATGCGCTGGCGCTGATCCAGGGGCTCGGGGCCGCGGTGCCGATGGTACTCTTTTCGGTGCCGATCGGCATCCTCGTTGATCGCCGCAACCGCGTGCGGTTGACGATCGGGCTGGCGCTGCTGTGGACGCTCGGCACGCTGCTGACCGCCTTTGCGCCGAGTGCGGGGCTGCTGACCGCGGCCCGCATGCTTGTCGGCATCGGCTCGACCGGGTCGCTGACCGCCGCGCTGTCGCTCTGCGCCGATTTCTGCGCACCCGAGCAGCGCGGCCGCGCGATGTTGATCGTCAATCTGGGCAAGGCGCTGGGGGTCGCGCTCGGTTTCGCACTGACCGGCTGGTTGTTCGGGCTGCTTTCGGACGCCGCGGGGCCCTCGTGGCTCGCGGGTCTGGCACCCTGGCGCAGCGCGCACGTCGTGCTCGCGGCAATTAGCGCGCTGTGCCTGCTGCCTCTGTTGCTGCTGCGCGAGCCCGCGCGCCGCGAGGTGGAGGCGGGCCCCGATGCGCCGTTTCGGATCGTCGCCGCCGAGCTTTGGGCGCGGCGCGCATTCCTCGGCCCGCTGTTCGCGGGGCAGGTCGCGGTGGTGATGGCCGATGTGGCGGCTACCGTGTGGGTCGCGCCCGTACTGTCGCGCGATTTCGGGCTGCAGCCGCAGGAATTTGCCGGCTGGGTCGGCGCGCTGATGTTCGGCACCGGGGTTGCCGGTGCGGTGCTCGGCGGGATTTCGGCCGATATGGGACAGCGGAGCCGCCGCAGCGGCGGCCTGCTGCTGGGCGCGGTCATCGCGGCGGGACTGGGGGTGCCCGCCGCGCTGTTCCCGCTGATGCCCGATGTGATGAGCTTTGCCGTCGCTCTCGGTGTCCTGTCGACCTGCGGCGCGGTGACCGGGCTGGTCGTGTCGGTGGCGCTGACCGTCTTCATCCCGAACGAATTGCGCGGGCTGTGCATCGGCGCCTTCATCGCGATTGCCGGGCTGATCGGCTTCGGCCTCGCGCCGTGGTTCGTCACGCAGGTGAGCGGCCTGATGGGCGGCGAGGCGATGCTCGCCGAGGCGCTGGCGCTGGTCGGAGTGACGGTGAGCGCGCTGTCCTTCTTTGCCTTCCTGCTCGCGATGCGGCGGGCGCCGGCATCGATTTTCGCAGAACCTATCAGATAG
- a CDS encoding FadR/GntR family transcriptional regulator, translating into MNEAVQTIDGARGSLVERAMDFVRDHIRDHDLKVGDTLPGEGSFAAEMGVSRPVMREAFGALAALRLVDVGNGRKPRVGAMDGSVMAASMGHAVNTAQVSLADVWEVRRTLELRTAEMAATNRSEEQARAILAAAHGLAIEGDEAARTAADTAFHQTIAAASGNPLFYQIVRSFEELMERAIPRAWQGRTTEAEREETLALHREVAEAIAAREPARARIAMERHFANSVGELLRRNAEFGLP; encoded by the coding sequence ATGAACGAAGCGGTACAGACGATCGACGGCGCGCGTGGCTCGCTGGTCGAGCGGGCGATGGATTTCGTGCGCGACCATATCCGCGACCACGACCTTAAGGTCGGCGATACCCTGCCGGGCGAGGGGAGCTTTGCGGCCGAGATGGGGGTGAGCCGCCCGGTGATGCGCGAGGCGTTCGGTGCGCTCGCCGCGCTGCGGCTCGTCGATGTCGGCAACGGCCGGAAGCCGCGCGTCGGTGCGATGGACGGGTCGGTAATGGCGGCGTCGATGGGGCATGCGGTGAACACGGCACAGGTCAGCCTCGCCGACGTCTGGGAGGTGCGCCGGACGCTCGAACTGCGCACCGCCGAGATGGCGGCGACGAACCGCAGCGAGGAGCAGGCGCGCGCGATCCTGGCCGCGGCACACGGGCTGGCGATCGAGGGCGACGAGGCGGCGCGAACGGCGGCCGATACCGCGTTCCACCAGACGATCGCCGCGGCGAGCGGCAACCCGCTCTTCTACCAGATCGTGCGCTCGTTCGAGGAGCTGATGGAGCGTGCGATCCCGCGTGCCTGGCAGGGTCGGACGACCGAGGCCGAGCGCGAGGAAACGCTGGCGCTGCACCGCGAGGTTGCCGAAGCGATTGCGGCGCGCGAGCCGGCGCGGGCGCGGATCGCCATGGAGCGCCATTTCGCCAACTCGGTCGGCGAACTGCTCCGGCGCAATGCCGAATTCGGTTTGCCCTGA
- a CDS encoding TonB-dependent receptor — MRTAFLLLSTAAVALAAMPAQAQTAGAASDATTDTATGADDTYGEILVTAQRRSESVQDVPIAISAFNSEMVESSGSTNITSLNGLAPNVVLQTQGLVANVPMISIRGMSTADPDPNADPKVSTIIDGVYIPFVSSTMLDLFDIERVEVLKGPQGVLFGKNNLAGTLNVITARPTDDFGAEARFTLGSFGLKQFRGKVNSGRFANDMLAAKVAVNFRDYNGYSRNVITGNRLNGSNVKSVRGALDFDPGGAFDSALVVDWLKQKTTGPAPHVLDNGDPNWDLLPDIVKTDIRKSAVLFDPIANTETYGGSLTSNLDVGWGTITSVLGYRHLTYLTRGDFDGLITPAPQLDVTRDFSGNSKSAELRYVSPAGEPVDFVVGLYYQTDKWRQFNTVLATPTTTTRAQLRQDTESYAIFALVNAHPADGLTLSLGGRYSHDRKKYDIANQVFVNGNQASSFASSLKASWAEFTPRLTVNYEVTPDVMVYANYSQGYKAGGFNSRGTIPENVGPYNPERVNAFEVGAKTDLFDRLLRFNVAGFVNNYRDLQSSVTKMGAVRAENITTNVAAAKIYGFEVESLLRPMDNFTIGANVAYLHARYTDFCADTNGVFTDGSPEVGQCGPAVPILINGVPNGTFAVPTDSSGLDLANAPKWSGSLSLDYAIPTGFGEIKLHSDARYSARFNTWGRSNLPGYYRDEVVLLNASIAVAGQDDRWKVTLYGSNLTDQDVISGATNAGATPITQFYQPPREFGVDFAIKF, encoded by the coding sequence ATGAGGACCGCTTTTCTTCTGCTTTCGACGGCTGCCGTCGCCTTGGCCGCCATGCCGGCGCAGGCGCAAACCGCCGGCGCCGCCAGCGATGCCACCACCGACACGGCAACGGGCGCCGACGACACCTATGGCGAAATCCTGGTGACCGCGCAGCGCCGCTCCGAAAGCGTGCAGGACGTGCCGATCGCCATCTCGGCCTTCAACAGCGAGATGGTCGAAAGCAGCGGCAGCACCAATATCACCAGCCTCAACGGCCTCGCCCCCAACGTCGTCCTGCAGACGCAGGGCCTGGTCGCCAACGTGCCGATGATCTCGATCCGCGGCATGAGCACCGCCGATCCCGATCCCAATGCCGATCCCAAGGTCAGCACGATCATCGACGGCGTCTATATCCCCTTCGTGTCGAGCACGATGCTCGACCTGTTCGACATCGAACGCGTCGAGGTGCTGAAGGGCCCACAGGGCGTGCTGTTCGGCAAGAACAACCTTGCGGGCACGCTCAACGTCATCACCGCGCGCCCGACCGACGATTTCGGGGCCGAGGCGCGCTTCACGCTGGGCTCGTTCGGGCTCAAACAGTTCCGCGGCAAGGTCAACAGCGGCCGCTTCGCCAACGACATGCTCGCGGCGAAGGTCGCGGTCAATTTCCGCGATTATAACGGCTACAGCCGCAATGTGATCACCGGCAACCGTCTCAACGGCAGCAACGTCAAGTCGGTGCGCGGCGCGCTCGACTTCGATCCGGGCGGCGCCTTCGATTCGGCGCTCGTCGTCGACTGGCTGAAGCAGAAGACGACCGGTCCGGCGCCGCATGTGCTCGACAACGGCGATCCCAACTGGGATCTGCTCCCCGACATCGTGAAGACCGACATCCGCAAGTCGGCGGTGCTGTTCGATCCGATCGCCAACACCGAAACCTATGGCGGCTCGCTCACTTCGAACCTCGATGTGGGCTGGGGCACGATCACTTCGGTGCTCGGCTATCGCCACCTTACCTATCTGACCCGCGGCGACTTCGACGGGCTGATCACCCCAGCGCCGCAGCTCGACGTGACTCGCGACTTCTCCGGCAATTCAAAGAGTGCCGAACTGCGTTATGTGTCGCCGGCCGGCGAGCCGGTCGATTTCGTCGTCGGCCTCTATTACCAGACCGACAAATGGCGCCAGTTCAACACCGTGCTCGCAACCCCGACCACGACGACGCGCGCGCAGCTCCGCCAGGACACCGAAAGCTACGCGATCTTCGCGCTCGTCAACGCGCATCCGGCCGACGGGCTGACGCTGTCGCTCGGCGGCCGCTACAGCCACGACCGCAAGAAATACGACATCGCGAACCAGGTGTTCGTGAACGGCAACCAGGCCTCGTCCTTCGCGAGCAGCCTGAAGGCATCGTGGGCCGAATTCACGCCGCGCCTGACGGTCAACTACGAAGTCACGCCCGACGTCATGGTCTACGCCAATTATTCGCAGGGTTATAAGGCGGGCGGGTTCAACTCGCGCGGCACGATCCCCGAAAATGTCGGCCCCTATAATCCCGAACGCGTCAACGCCTTCGAGGTCGGGGCAAAGACCGACCTGTTCGACCGGCTCCTGCGCTTCAACGTCGCGGGCTTCGTCAACAATTACCGCGACCTGCAAAGCTCGGTGACCAAGATGGGTGCCGTGCGCGCCGAGAATATCACGACCAATGTCGCCGCGGCCAAAATCTACGGCTTCGAGGTCGAAAGCCTGCTGCGCCCGATGGACAATTTCACCATCGGCGCCAATGTCGCCTATCTTCATGCGCGCTACACCGACTTCTGCGCCGACACCAACGGCGTCTTCACCGACGGTTCGCCCGAGGTCGGCCAGTGCGGTCCGGCGGTGCCGATCCTGATCAACGGCGTTCCCAACGGCACCTTCGCGGTCCCGACCGATTCCTCCGGTCTCGACCTCGCCAACGCGCCGAAGTGGAGCGGCAGCCTGTCGCTCGACTATGCGATCCCGACCGGCTTCGGCGAGATCAAGCTGCACAGCGATGCGCGCTATTCGGCCCGCTTCAACACCTGGGGCCGCAGCAACCTGCCCGGCTATTACCGCGACGAAGTCGTGCTGCTCAACGCGAGCATCGCGGTCGCGGGTCAGGACGACCGCTGGAAGGTCACGCTGTACGGCAGCAACCTGACCGATCAGGACGTGATTTCGGGCGCGACCAACGCCGGCGCCACCCCGATCACGCAATTCTACCAGCCGCCGCGCGAGTTCGGCGTCGACTTTGCGATCAAATTCTGA
- a CDS encoding helix-turn-helix domain-containing protein, producing the protein MTTKHPIIVSHEMTTFVGPGACDRRLLPPDALLLGFHDIGEPAVSLLDFRDLDGAVDHHLLVFAVTRGACRRLFGDLPGEGARWYLPSDLRALGQSIVEPGSDDAAADTLRLARSIELLCQLFAALAEGRLIAIEGATSLAETDIARIAAARRMIDERWHEKLTLDDIARGCGINRDKLTRGFREIYQCTVAEALSERRLKQARRLLAASDLPVASIGYRCGYLNNASFTRAFSRRFGMAPTEMRRVGIAA; encoded by the coding sequence ATGACGACCAAACATCCGATCATCGTTTCGCACGAGATGACCACTTTCGTCGGGCCCGGCGCGTGCGACCGCCGGCTGTTGCCGCCCGATGCGCTGCTGCTCGGCTTTCACGATATCGGCGAGCCGGCGGTGAGCCTGCTCGATTTTCGCGATCTGGACGGCGCGGTCGATCACCATCTGCTCGTCTTTGCCGTCACGCGCGGCGCCTGCCGCCGCCTGTTCGGCGACCTGCCCGGGGAGGGCGCGCGCTGGTATCTGCCGTCGGACCTGCGCGCGCTGGGGCAGTCGATCGTCGAGCCTGGAAGCGACGATGCCGCAGCCGATACGCTGCGGCTGGCGCGGAGCATCGAACTGCTTTGCCAGCTTTTCGCCGCGCTGGCCGAGGGGCGGCTGATCGCGATCGAGGGGGCGACCAGCCTTGCCGAGACCGACATCGCACGGATCGCCGCGGCGCGGCGCATGATCGACGAGCGCTGGCACGAGAAGCTGACCCTCGACGATATCGCGCGCGGGTGCGGCATCAATCGCGACAAGCTGACGCGGGGGTTCCGCGAAATCTATCAGTGCACTGTCGCCGAAGCGCTGAGCGAGCGGCGGTTGAAACAGGCGCGGCGGTTGCTGGCCGCGAGCGACCTGCCGGTGGCGAGCATCGGCTATCGCTGCGGCTACCTCAATAATGCGAGTTTCACGCGTGCCTTTTCGCGCCGTTTCGGTATGGCACCGACCGAGATGCGCCGGGTGGGGATTGCGGCATGA
- a CDS encoding sulfatase-like hydrolase/transferase: MGWDVNRRTFVGGMGALAAAGLALPTYAKNGKKLNVLMIVTDQEQSVASYPKGLLEKLPHHRELMERGMLVENYHVHTTPCTPSRSTIFQGHHTQQTGLFLNSDNAPNPVAAEDMPTLGHMMQAAGYYTSYKGKWHLSRMNFERNWPRVPGGIYPSTERAMEKYGFHDYGFDGEELGLTWDGYRADMYVAGDAARSIFDFVRRDKAGGKPWFMVVGLINPHDIMFYDATGEQAKHRTHPDILAPLRREPGDPIYEVDNKFDLPESFYKDDLSTKPEAHKGIQRLNDLFYGPMPLGDLESWHRFNNYYYNCLRDVDRRLGQLLWALKESGQVDNTIIVYTSDHGERAGAHGLRQKAGTMYREETNIPMIIAHPDVKGGQTTKGLMGAIDIAPTLMTMAGLSADEGKNRFPNLPGVDVSGLLSSPAAPTERDRRGHFFNYAVAHMWEPNSSRVVGPRPPGEKVPDYSAIYDLEKRRLHRGVHDGRWKFARYFAPAHHHMPKDWKTLSERNDLELYDTHADPGELVNLANNPKHRKEVMRLNKMVNALSEREIGVGLDDGREYPGPTELYNRPG, translated from the coding sequence ATGGGCTGGGATGTGAATCGGCGCACCTTCGTCGGCGGCATGGGCGCGCTCGCCGCAGCGGGGCTCGCGCTGCCGACCTATGCGAAGAACGGCAAGAAGCTCAACGTCCTGATGATCGTCACCGATCAGGAACAGAGCGTCGCCAGCTATCCCAAGGGCCTGCTCGAAAAGCTGCCGCATCACCGCGAACTGATGGAACGCGGGATGCTGGTCGAAAACTATCATGTCCACACGACCCCCTGCACGCCGTCGCGTTCGACGATCTTCCAGGGTCACCATACACAGCAGACCGGGCTGTTCCTCAACAGCGACAACGCCCCCAATCCGGTTGCGGCGGAGGATATGCCGACGCTCGGCCACATGATGCAGGCGGCGGGCTATTACACCAGCTACAAGGGCAAGTGGCATCTCAGCCGGATGAATTTCGAACGCAACTGGCCGCGCGTGCCGGGCGGCATCTATCCCAGCACCGAACGGGCGATGGAGAAATACGGTTTCCACGACTACGGCTTCGACGGCGAGGAACTGGGGCTGACGTGGGACGGCTATCGCGCCGACATGTATGTCGCGGGCGACGCGGCACGCAGCATCTTCGACTTCGTCCGCCGCGACAAGGCGGGCGGTAAGCCGTGGTTCATGGTCGTCGGCCTGATCAACCCGCACGACATCATGTTCTACGACGCGACGGGCGAGCAGGCGAAGCACCGCACCCACCCCGATATCCTCGCGCCGCTGCGCCGCGAACCCGGCGATCCGATCTATGAAGTCGACAACAAGTTCGACCTGCCCGAAAGCTTCTACAAGGACGATCTCAGCACCAAGCCGGAGGCGCACAAGGGCATCCAGCGGCTGAACGATCTCTTCTATGGGCCGATGCCGCTCGGCGACCTCGAAAGCTGGCACCGTTTCAACAATTATTATTACAACTGCCTGCGCGACGTCGACCGGCGGCTGGGGCAATTGCTGTGGGCGCTCAAGGAAAGCGGCCAGGTCGACAATACGATCATCGTCTATACCAGCGACCATGGCGAGCGTGCCGGGGCGCACGGGCTACGCCAGAAGGCGGGCACGATGTACCGCGAGGAAACCAATATCCCGATGATCATCGCGCACCCCGATGTGAAGGGCGGGCAGACGACCAAGGGCCTGATGGGCGCGATCGACATTGCGCCGACGCTGATGACGATGGCGGGGCTGTCGGCCGACGAAGGAAAGAACCGCTTCCCGAACCTGCCGGGGGTCGATGTGTCGGGGCTGCTGTCGTCGCCGGCGGCGCCGACCGAGCGCGACCGGCGCGGGCATTTCTTCAACTATGCCGTCGCGCATATGTGGGAGCCCAATTCGTCGCGCGTCGTCGGCCCCCGCCCGCCGGGCGAGAAGGTGCCGGACTACAGCGCCATCTACGATCTCGAAAAGCGGCGCCTGCACCGCGGCGTCCACGACGGCCGCTGGAAATTCGCGCGCTATTTCGCCCCGGCGCACCATCATATGCCGAAGGACTGGAAGACGCTGAGCGAGCGCAACGACCTCGAGCTCTACGACACCCACGCCGACCCCGGCGAGCTCGTCAACCTCGCGAACAATCCGAAGCATCGCAAGGAGGTGATGCGGCTCAACAAGATGGTCAATGCGCTGTCGGAGCGCGAGATCGGCGTCGGGCTCGACGACGGCCGCGAATATCCGGGGCCGACCGAACTCTACAACCGCCCGGGTTGA